A genomic window from Streptomyces sp. NBC_00234 includes:
- a CDS encoding ACT domain-containing protein, whose protein sequence is MTGERDLRTLLKSMRPELDPGRYVFTTVPDGVVPAGTSPVVTVREREGLTLVLPEAEADAAGLAHDYVAGRITLRVHSALDAVGLTAAVALALTDAGLSCNVVAGYHHDHVFVPHGRAAEALGVLERLAAESA, encoded by the coding sequence ATGACTGGCGAGCGCGATCTGCGGACCCTGCTGAAGAGCATGCGACCCGAGCTCGACCCGGGGCGTTACGTGTTCACCACGGTGCCGGACGGCGTGGTGCCCGCAGGCACCTCGCCCGTGGTCACGGTGCGGGAGCGCGAGGGGCTGACCCTGGTCCTGCCGGAGGCGGAAGCCGACGCGGCGGGTCTGGCGCACGACTACGTGGCCGGCCGGATCACCCTCCGGGTCCACTCGGCGCTGGACGCCGTCGGCCTGACCGCTGCCGTGGCCCTCGCCCTGACGGACGCCGGTCTGAGCTGCAACGTGGTCGCCGGCTACCACCACGACCACGTGTTCGTCCCCCACGGGCGGGCGGCCGAGGCCCTGGGCGTGCTGGAGCGACTGGCCGCCGAGTCCGCCTGA
- a CDS encoding CGNR zinc finger domain-containing protein, with translation MPDTRPDTRLALDLALTIRHDGQGGVADDLDTTAGLARWVREHPDALGGIPGDDWQADEAGLAAVRSLRAAVRALFAYAVRPGEPSPADARRLLPVAEALERLNAAAAAVPTVTVLAWPEGGEPSAADRPATAAGTGPEALVATLARAAIGFLAGPDRSALRACHAPRCVRYFLKEHPRQEWCKPACGNRARVARHHERHRVPQT, from the coding sequence ATGCCCGATACCCGTCCCGACACCCGGCTCGCCCTCGATCTCGCCCTCACCATCCGCCACGACGGACAGGGCGGCGTCGCCGACGACCTGGACACCACGGCGGGACTCGCCCGGTGGGTGCGGGAGCACCCCGATGCCCTGGGCGGGATCCCCGGTGACGACTGGCAGGCCGACGAGGCCGGCCTCGCGGCCGTCCGCTCCCTGCGCGCGGCCGTCCGCGCGCTCTTCGCGTACGCGGTGCGCCCCGGAGAACCGAGCCCTGCCGACGCCCGGCGGCTGCTGCCCGTCGCCGAGGCACTGGAACGGCTCAACGCCGCCGCCGCGGCCGTCCCCACCGTGACGGTCCTGGCGTGGCCGGAAGGCGGCGAACCGAGCGCCGCGGACCGTCCCGCCACCGCCGCGGGCACCGGGCCCGAGGCCCTGGTCGCCACGCTCGCCCGCGCGGCGATCGGCTTCCTCGCCGGGCCGGACCGGAGCGCCCTGCGCGCCTGCCACGCGCCGAGGTGCGTGCGCTACTTCCTCAAGGAGCACCCCCGACAGGAGTGGTGCAAACCGGCCTGCGGCAATCGCGCCCGGGTGGCCCGCCACCACGAGCGGCACCGCGTGCCGCAGACGTAG
- a CDS encoding thiolase domain-containing protein yields MSEEPVAVVGIGQTKHVSARHDVSIAGLVREAAVRALEDAGLGWADIDAVVIGKAPDFFEGVMMPELYLADALGAVGKPMLRVHTAGSVGGSTALVAANLVAARVHRTVLTLAFEKQSESNAMWGLSLPVPFQQPLLAGAGGFFAPHVRAYMRRTGAPDTVGSLVAYKDRRNALLNPYAHIRDPDITLAKVQAAPMLWDPIRYSETCPSSDGACAMILTDRTGAARSPRPPAWVHGGAMRSEPTLFAGKDFVSPQAGRDCAADVYRQAGITDPRREIDAVEMYVPFSWYEPMWLENLGFAAEGEGWKLTESGVTELDGDLPVNPSGGVLSTNPIGASGMIRFAEAALQVRGLAGEHQVDGARKALGHAYGGGAQFFAMWLVGSQPPES; encoded by the coding sequence ATGTCTGAGGAACCCGTAGCCGTCGTCGGCATCGGCCAGACCAAGCACGTCTCCGCCCGGCACGACGTCTCCATCGCCGGACTGGTCCGCGAGGCCGCCGTGCGCGCGCTGGAGGACGCGGGGCTGGGCTGGGCGGACATCGACGCCGTGGTCATCGGCAAGGCCCCCGACTTCTTCGAGGGCGTCATGATGCCGGAGCTCTACCTCGCCGACGCCCTCGGCGCCGTCGGCAAACCCATGCTCCGCGTCCACACCGCGGGATCGGTCGGCGGCTCGACGGCGCTCGTCGCGGCCAACCTCGTCGCCGCCCGTGTCCACCGCACCGTCCTCACCCTCGCCTTCGAGAAACAGTCCGAATCGAACGCCATGTGGGGCCTCTCGCTGCCCGTCCCCTTCCAGCAGCCGCTGCTGGCCGGCGCGGGCGGCTTCTTCGCACCGCACGTCCGCGCGTACATGCGCAGGACCGGGGCGCCCGACACGGTCGGCTCCCTCGTCGCGTACAAGGACCGGCGCAACGCGCTGCTCAACCCGTACGCGCACATCCGTGATCCGGACATCACCCTGGCGAAGGTCCAGGCCGCACCCATGCTCTGGGACCCGATCCGCTACTCCGAGACGTGCCCCTCGTCCGACGGCGCCTGCGCCATGATCCTCACCGACCGGACCGGCGCGGCCCGGTCGCCCCGGCCCCCCGCCTGGGTGCACGGCGGAGCGATGCGCAGCGAACCGACCCTGTTCGCCGGAAAGGACTTCGTCTCGCCGCAGGCCGGCCGCGACTGTGCGGCCGACGTCTACCGGCAGGCGGGCATCACCGACCCGCGCCGTGAGATCGACGCCGTCGAGATGTACGTCCCGTTCTCCTGGTACGAGCCGATGTGGCTGGAGAACCTCGGCTTCGCGGCCGAGGGCGAGGGCTGGAAACTCACCGAGTCCGGGGTCACCGAGCTCGACGGCGACCTGCCGGTCAACCCTTCCGGCGGGGTCCTCTCCACCAACCCGATCGGAGCCTCCGGCATGATCCGCTTCGCGGAGGCCGCCCTTCAGGTGCGCGGCCTGGCGGGCGAGCACCAGGTGGACGGGGCGCGGAAGGCACTCGGTCACGCGTACGGCGGAGGGGCGCAGTTCTTCGCGATGTGGCTCGTCGGCTCGCAGCCCCCGGAGAGCTGA
- a CDS encoding thiolase domain-containing protein has translation MRDVAIVAFAQTDHRRRTDELSEVEMLMPVLHQVLDATGLKASSIGFTCSGSTDYLAGRAFSFTMALDGVGAHPPISESHVEMDGAWALYEAWVKIRTGAADTALVYAYGKSSPGEVRDVLTRQLDPYYVAPLWPDSVALAALQAQALIDKGVTGEPELAGIAARSRTAATANPHAQLTGTVPAGDYLVQPLRTGDCPPIGDGAAAVILAAGDTARALCSRPAWIRGIDHRIEAHSLGVRDLTDSPSARLAAERAGAFERPVDTAELHAPFTSQEVVLRRALGLGDDVVVNPSGGALAANPVMATGLIRLGEAAARIHRGESDRALAHATSGPCLQQNLVAVLEGESAHV, from the coding sequence ATGCGAGACGTGGCGATCGTCGCCTTCGCGCAGACCGACCACCGGCGGCGCACCGACGAACTCTCCGAGGTCGAGATGCTGATGCCCGTCCTGCATCAGGTCCTCGACGCGACCGGGCTGAAGGCGAGCAGCATCGGCTTCACCTGCTCCGGTTCCACCGACTACCTCGCCGGCCGCGCGTTCTCCTTCACGATGGCCCTCGACGGCGTCGGCGCCCACCCGCCGATCTCCGAGTCGCACGTCGAGATGGACGGTGCCTGGGCCCTCTACGAGGCATGGGTGAAGATCCGCACGGGCGCGGCGGACACCGCGCTCGTGTACGCCTACGGCAAGTCCTCGCCCGGGGAGGTCCGCGACGTCCTCACCCGCCAGCTCGACCCGTACTACGTCGCCCCGCTCTGGCCCGACTCCGTCGCGCTCGCCGCCCTCCAGGCACAGGCGCTCATCGACAAGGGAGTCACCGGCGAACCGGAGCTGGCCGGGATCGCCGCCCGCAGCCGCACCGCCGCGACGGCCAACCCGCACGCCCAGCTCACCGGCACGGTCCCGGCCGGCGACTACCTCGTACAACCCCTGCGTACCGGGGACTGCCCGCCCATCGGCGACGGCGCCGCCGCCGTGATCCTCGCCGCGGGGGACACCGCCCGTGCCCTGTGCTCCCGGCCCGCCTGGATCCGCGGGATCGACCACCGCATCGAGGCCCACTCCCTGGGCGTCCGCGACCTGACCGACTCACCGTCCGCACGGCTCGCGGCCGAACGCGCCGGAGCCTTCGAACGGCCCGTGGACACAGCGGAGTTGCACGCCCCCTTCACCTCCCAGGAAGTCGTGCTGCGCAGGGCGCTCGGACTGGGCGACGACGTCGTCGTGAATCCCTCCGGCGGCGCGCTCGCCGCCAACCCCGTCATGGCCACCGGCCTCATCCGGCTCGGCGAGGCCGCCGCACGCATCCACCGCGGCGAGTCCGACCGGGCCCTCGCCCACGCGACCTCGGGCCCCTGCCTGCAGCAGAACCTGGTCGCCGTACTGGAAGGGGAGAGCGCCCATGTCTGA
- a CDS encoding Zn-ribbon domain-containing OB-fold protein produces MPEVLSAPLVVEFPFTRSLGPVQSAFLTGLRERTVLGVRTGRGKVLVPPVEYDPVTAEEIGELVEVAATGTVTTWAWNPEPRRDQPLGTPFAWVLVRLDGADTALLHVLDAPGPEAVRTGMRVRIRWAPERTGAITDIACFEPYDGVSGTGRPTPHSGEFADPVTGIVAPARLDYTYFPGRAQSAYLEALAGQRVVGERCPACRKVYVPPRGACPTCGVATDERVEVGPRGTVTTFCIVNIKAKNAAIDVPYVYAHVALDGADLALHARIGGIPYDQVRMGLRVEPVWTPGSRHPDHYRPTGEPDADYDAYKELL; encoded by the coding sequence GTGCCCGAAGTCCTCAGCGCACCGCTGGTGGTCGAATTCCCCTTCACCCGATCCCTGGGCCCCGTCCAGAGCGCCTTCCTCACCGGACTGCGCGAACGCACCGTCCTCGGTGTGCGCACCGGCCGGGGAAAGGTCCTCGTCCCACCCGTCGAGTACGACCCCGTCACCGCCGAGGAGATCGGCGAGCTCGTCGAGGTCGCGGCCACCGGCACGGTCACCACCTGGGCCTGGAACCCCGAACCGCGCCGCGACCAGCCGCTCGGCACCCCCTTCGCCTGGGTGCTCGTCCGGCTCGACGGCGCCGATACGGCGCTGCTCCACGTCCTCGACGCGCCCGGCCCCGAAGCGGTCCGTACCGGCATGCGCGTCCGCATCCGCTGGGCACCGGAACGCACCGGCGCGATCACGGACATCGCCTGCTTCGAGCCGTACGACGGCGTGAGCGGAACCGGGCGGCCCACTCCGCACAGCGGCGAGTTCGCCGACCCCGTCACCGGAATCGTCGCACCGGCCCGTCTCGACTACACGTACTTCCCCGGCCGCGCGCAGAGCGCCTACCTGGAGGCGCTGGCCGGACAGCGCGTCGTCGGTGAACGCTGCCCCGCCTGCCGGAAGGTCTACGTCCCGCCCCGCGGCGCCTGCCCGACCTGCGGAGTCGCCACCGACGAACGGGTCGAGGTGGGGCCGCGCGGCACCGTCACCACGTTCTGCATCGTCAACATCAAGGCGAAGAACGCCGCCATCGACGTGCCCTACGTCTACGCCCACGTCGCCCTCGACGGCGCCGACCTCGCCCTGCACGCACGGATCGGGGGCATCCCCTACGACCAGGTGCGCATGGGGCTGCGCGTCGAACCCGTCTGGACCCCGGGCAGCCGCCACCCCGACCACTACCGGCCCACCGGCGAACCCGACGCCGACTACGACGCGTACAAGGAGCTGCTGTAG
- a CDS encoding crotonase/enoyl-CoA hydratase family protein, with the protein MGGTEHLTVRREGATLVLTLNRPEAKNALSLPMLVGLYDGWLAADEDDTIRSVVLTGAGGSFCAGMDLKALAGKGMEGEQYRDRMKADPDLHWKAMLRHHRPRKPVIAAVEGHCVAGGTEILQGTDIRIAGAGATFGLFEVRRGLFPIGGSTVRLPRQIARTHALEMLLTGRPYSAAEAAGIGLIGRVVPDGTALEQALLVAEQINACGPLAVEAVKASVYETAEMTESEGLAAELKRGWPVFATDDAKEGARAFAEKRPPVYRRS; encoded by the coding sequence ATGGGCGGTACGGAACACCTGACCGTGCGGCGCGAGGGCGCCACGCTGGTACTCACCCTGAACAGGCCGGAGGCGAAGAACGCACTCTCGCTGCCGATGCTGGTGGGGCTGTACGACGGCTGGCTCGCGGCGGACGAGGACGACACGATCCGCTCCGTCGTCCTCACCGGTGCGGGCGGCTCCTTCTGCGCCGGCATGGACCTCAAGGCCCTCGCGGGCAAGGGAATGGAGGGCGAGCAGTACCGGGACCGGATGAAGGCCGACCCCGATCTGCACTGGAAGGCGATGCTGCGCCACCACCGCCCGCGCAAACCCGTCATCGCCGCCGTCGAGGGCCACTGTGTCGCGGGCGGCACCGAGATCCTCCAGGGAACCGACATCCGCATCGCCGGAGCGGGCGCCACCTTCGGCCTCTTCGAGGTCCGGCGCGGGCTCTTCCCCATCGGCGGCTCCACTGTGCGCCTGCCCCGCCAGATCGCGCGCACCCACGCGCTCGAAATGCTCCTCACCGGCCGCCCGTACAGCGCGGCGGAAGCCGCCGGCATCGGCCTGATCGGCCGGGTCGTGCCGGACGGCACCGCCCTGGAGCAGGCACTCCTCGTCGCCGAGCAGATCAACGCCTGCGGACCCCTCGCGGTCGAGGCGGTCAAGGCGTCGGTGTACGAGACCGCGGAGATGACCGAGAGCGAGGGCCTGGCCGCCGAACTCAAGCGGGGCTGGCCGGTCTTCGCCACCGACGACGCCAAGGAAGGCGCCCGCGCCTTCGCCGAGAAGCGCCCGCCCGTCTACCGGCGCTCCTGA